A window of Phycisphaerae bacterium contains these coding sequences:
- a CDS encoding cryptochrome/photolyase family protein has product MPTLAVRGPVRRLAIVLGDQLNPHAEAMTHLHKSRDAILMMEVSEESTHVPSHKQRTVLFLSAMRHFAMDLARRGHRVRYIRLEDPENTQSFSGEIERAVRDLKPEHLLCTHPGEWRVKNLIEDATRAARVPLETRPDRHFLVDLEDFDAWMADRRQPVMEHFYREQRRRLGVLMDESSRPIGGVWNFDEDNRGVFRRVPKVPKPCSPRPDAITKAVTQLVQERFPNNPGSLQSFRWPVTRTQALRALDDFAENRLAEFGTYQDAMWANEPFLYHSLLSASLNLKLLDPRECVAKALAACESGQAPLNSVEGFIRQIIGWREFIRGIYWHEGASYDSRNELDQHGTLPEFYWTGRTEMVCMSQAIGQVLACGYGHHIQRLMVTGNFALIAGVDPRLISDWYLAMYVDAVDWVTLPNTLGMVMHADGGVVGTKPYAASGKYIERMSNYCRNCPFDPAKRVGASACPFSTFYWDFLNRNRRRFRGNRRMSMMLRNVDRLTDEERAAISAWANQRRREFGI; this is encoded by the coding sequence ATGGAGGTCAGCGAGGAATCCACACACGTTCCGAGTCACAAGCAGCGGACCGTCCTGTTCCTCTCGGCGATGCGCCATTTCGCGATGGATCTCGCCCGACGCGGCCACCGCGTGCGGTACATTCGCCTCGAAGACCCCGAGAACACGCAGTCCTTCAGCGGTGAGATCGAGAGGGCGGTCCGCGACCTGAAGCCGGAGCATCTGCTTTGCACGCATCCGGGCGAGTGGCGGGTGAAGAACCTGATCGAGGACGCAACAAGGGCAGCAAGAGTCCCCCTCGAGACGCGGCCTGACCGGCACTTCCTGGTCGACCTGGAGGATTTCGATGCCTGGATGGCCGACCGCAGACAACCCGTGATGGAGCATTTCTACCGCGAGCAGCGTCGTCGGCTCGGCGTTCTGATGGACGAGAGCAGCCGACCGATCGGCGGAGTCTGGAACTTCGACGAAGACAACCGCGGGGTTTTCAGAAGGGTGCCGAAGGTGCCCAAACCTTGCTCGCCTCGGCCGGATGCCATCACCAAGGCTGTTACTCAGCTCGTCCAAGAGCGATTCCCCAATAACCCGGGCTCGCTCCAGAGCTTTCGATGGCCGGTCACGCGCACGCAGGCCCTCCGGGCCCTCGATGACTTCGCGGAGAATCGGCTGGCCGAGTTCGGCACCTACCAGGATGCGATGTGGGCAAATGAACCGTTCCTGTATCACTCTCTGCTCTCCGCCTCGCTCAACCTGAAGTTGCTTGATCCCCGTGAGTGCGTCGCCAAGGCGTTGGCAGCTTGCGAAAGCGGCCAGGCTCCGTTGAACTCCGTCGAAGGATTCATTCGACAGATCATCGGCTGGCGCGAGTTCATCCGCGGAATCTACTGGCATGAGGGAGCAAGTTATGACTCGCGAAACGAGTTGGACCAGCACGGAACGCTGCCGGAGTTCTACTGGACGGGGCGGACGGAAATGGTCTGCATGAGTCAGGCCATCGGCCAAGTCCTGGCCTGCGGCTACGGCCATCACATCCAGCGGTTGATGGTGACCGGCAACTTCGCCCTCATTGCCGGCGTGGATCCCCGTCTGATCAGCGACTGGTACCTCGCGATGTACGTTGACGCCGTGGATTGGGTGACCCTGCCCAATACGCTCGGCATGGTCATGCACGCCGACGGCGGCGTGGTCGGCACGAAACCCTACGCCGCGAGCGGCAAGTACATTGAGCGGATGAGCAACTACTGCCGCAACTGCCCCTTCGATCCGGCGAAGCGCGTCGGGGCTTCGGCATGCCCCTTCAGCACCTTCTACTGGGACTTCCTGAACCGAAACCGTCGGCGATTCCGCGGCAACCGCCGAATGAGTATGATGCTGCGAAACGTCGATCGCCTGACGGACGAGGAACGTGCGGCCATTTCCGCTTGGGCCAATCAACGTCGTCGCGAGTTCGGAATTTGA
- the phrB gene encoding deoxyribodipyrimidine photo-lyase has product MPALMWFRSDLRISDNTALYHACRSADEGVIAVFALCPGQWSDHGWGPMKVDLVLCNLRALSRSLSELNIPLMLVESPRFAAVPGKLLDIARRHKCSGLFFNREYEVNERRRDAEARRLFEKTGLTVHAFTDQTILDVSALRTTSGNWYTVFTPFRRKWLETVKEDGPLPICPKPRKQRPTAMRPDPVPGSVGGFARSAHANLWPGGEKEAQKRLRLFISRRIGDYHVKRDLPAESGTSELSPYLTCGALSARQCLVAALGANDGRLDAGGKGAITWVSELIWREFYRHILIGFPQVCMNRPFRLETDRLMWREDEAQFQAWCEGRTGVPIVDAGMRQLAETGWMHNRVRMIVAMFLTKDLLIDWRWGERHFMQHLVDGDFASNNGGWQWSASTGTDAAPYFRIFNPFNQSKRYDPDGEYIRRFVPELADAPPRALHDADGIKSLGSRYSGLSLDRAASRARVLSAFKNLRRQKRPERANNLLSGGDAI; this is encoded by the coding sequence ATGCCAGCATTGATGTGGTTCCGGTCCGACTTGCGAATCAGCGATAACACGGCGCTTTATCATGCATGCAGGTCCGCCGACGAGGGCGTCATCGCAGTCTTCGCCCTGTGCCCCGGGCAGTGGTCCGACCACGGTTGGGGTCCGATGAAGGTTGATCTCGTCCTGTGTAATCTCCGGGCTCTCTCCCGATCGCTGAGCGAACTCAATATCCCGCTCATGCTGGTCGAGTCACCACGTTTCGCGGCGGTTCCGGGGAAGCTCCTGGACATCGCAAGAAGGCACAAATGCAGCGGACTGTTCTTCAACCGGGAGTACGAGGTCAACGAACGTCGGCGCGATGCGGAGGCCAGGAGGCTCTTCGAGAAAACCGGTTTGACCGTTCATGCCTTCACGGATCAGACGATCCTGGATGTGTCGGCGCTGCGAACGACCTCAGGCAACTGGTACACGGTATTCACGCCCTTCAGACGCAAATGGCTGGAGACCGTGAAGGAGGATGGGCCGCTTCCGATCTGCCCGAAGCCCCGCAAGCAGAGGCCCACGGCCATGCGGCCCGATCCCGTGCCCGGTTCGGTCGGCGGCTTCGCGAGGTCGGCCCACGCCAACCTCTGGCCCGGAGGCGAGAAGGAGGCCCAGAAGAGGTTGAGGTTGTTCATATCGAGGCGGATCGGCGATTATCACGTGAAGCGGGATTTGCCCGCCGAATCGGGTACTAGCGAGCTTTCACCGTACCTGACGTGCGGCGCATTGTCTGCCCGGCAGTGCCTCGTCGCCGCTTTGGGAGCCAATGACGGACGGTTGGATGCCGGCGGCAAAGGGGCGATAACCTGGGTCAGCGAGTTGATCTGGCGCGAGTTCTATCGCCACATCCTGATCGGTTTCCCGCAGGTCTGCATGAACAGGCCGTTCCGGCTGGAGACGGATCGGCTCATGTGGCGGGAGGATGAAGCCCAGTTCCAGGCCTGGTGCGAAGGTCGAACAGGCGTGCCGATCGTCGATGCCGGCATGCGGCAGCTTGCCGAGACCGGCTGGATGCACAACCGGGTGCGGATGATCGTGGCTATGTTTCTGACCAAGGACCTGCTCATCGACTGGCGATGGGGTGAGCGGCACTTCATGCAGCATCTGGTGGACGGAGACTTTGCCAGCAACAACGGCGGCTGGCAGTGGTCCGCCTCGACGGGCACCGACGCAGCTCCGTATTTCCGCATCTTCAATCCGTTCAACCAAAGCAAACGATACGATCCCGACGGCGAGTACATCCGGCGGTTTGTGCCGGAACTGGCCGATGCCCCGCCGCGCGCCTTGCATGACGCCGACGGTATCAAGTCGCTTGGTTCCAGGTACTCAGGCCTGAGTCTCGACCGTGCCGCCTCCCGGGCCAGAGTCCTCAGTGCATTCAAGAACCTGAGACGGCAGAAGCGACCGGAAAGAGCGAACAACTTACTGTCGGGCGGAGATGCCATATGA